One stretch of Saccharopolyspora erythraea DNA includes these proteins:
- a CDS encoding diacylglycerol/lipid kinase family protein, with product MRAYTALINPISGGGRAAERWEPIARLLREAGAAVTVCPTRSREHAVALASSAARRGEIVVAVGGDGLVRDAACGVVAGSGTLGIVPAGRGNDLARTLDLPEGDRELARLLLEATTRAIDVLEVGGVVVPGNVYAGIDSMATAVINRNRWLPGALLYRLAPIRAVLTWRPATYAITADGRKRELRGQTVVVGNSGSYGHGLRIVPTARLDDGLLDVLVVREGPLHRIVSFMRAAKTGAHLDLPEVEVSTAREVALAADRPIPLCADGDEIGTLPATIRVLPAALRVLAPGTPRQSS from the coding sequence CGCCGCCGAGCGGTGGGAGCCGATCGCCCGGCTGCTGCGCGAGGCCGGGGCCGCGGTGACCGTGTGCCCGACCCGGAGCCGGGAGCACGCCGTGGCACTGGCGTCCTCGGCCGCGCGCCGCGGCGAGATCGTCGTTGCGGTCGGCGGGGACGGCCTGGTGCGCGACGCGGCGTGCGGCGTCGTCGCCGGCAGCGGCACGCTCGGCATCGTGCCCGCCGGACGCGGCAACGACCTCGCCCGCACCCTCGACCTGCCGGAGGGCGACCGCGAGCTCGCCCGGCTGCTGCTGGAGGCGACCACCCGGGCGATCGACGTCCTGGAGGTCGGCGGGGTGGTGGTGCCGGGCAACGTCTACGCGGGCATCGACTCGATGGCCACCGCCGTCATCAACCGCAACCGGTGGCTCCCCGGCGCTCTGCTCTACCGGCTGGCGCCGATCCGGGCGGTGCTCACCTGGCGTCCGGCGACGTATGCGATCACCGCCGACGGGCGCAAGCGCGAGCTCCGCGGTCAGACCGTGGTGGTCGGCAACTCCGGCTCGTACGGGCACGGCCTGCGGATCGTGCCGACCGCCCGGCTCGACGACGGGCTGCTGGACGTCCTGGTGGTCCGGGAGGGACCGCTGCACCGGATCGTGTCCTTCATGCGCGCGGCGAAGACCGGCGCCCACCTCGATCTGCCGGAGGTGGAGGTCAGCACCGCCCGGGAGGTGGCGCTCGCCGCCGACCGGCCGATCCCGCTCTGCGCCGACGGCGACGAGATCGGCACGCTACCAGCCACGATCCGGGTGCTTCCGGCCGCGTTGCGCGTGCTCGCACCCGGGACACCACGACAATCCTCTTAG